Below is a window of Candidatus Cloacimonadaceae bacterium DNA.
AGCTTGACTTGGTACATAAACTGCTGGCTGATGTGCAGGTGTCTGAGCTTGGAACACGCTATCTGATTCAACACAGTGCTGGAAGCGGCAAGAGCAATTCCATTGCCTGGCTGGCACATCAACTGATTGAGATCAAACGTGAAGGCAAAGAGCTGTTTGATTCCATCATCGTGGTTACCGATAGAAGGATATTGGATAAGCAGATAAGAGACACCATCAAGCAATTTGCTCAGGTTGGCTCGATTGTGGGGCATGCGGAACATTCTGGAGACTTGCGCAAGTTCATAAGCTCCGGAAAGAAGATCATCATCAGCACCGTGCAGAAGTTCCCTTTTATCCTGGATGAAATCGGCAATGCACATCGGGGCAATAAATTCGCCATTATCATTGACGAAGCTCACTCCAGCCAGGGGGGCAGGATCACAGCCAAGATGCATAGTGCCCTCTCGACATTGGAACAAGAATATGATGAGATGGAACTGCAGGACAAGATCAACCGTTTGATGGAAAGCCGGAAGATGCTGAAGAATGCGGATTATTTTGCCTTTACTGCTACGCCCAAGGGCAAGACCCTGGAGATATTTGGCATCCCCTATAAAGAAGGAGAAGTGATCAAGCATCGTCCCTTCCATTCATACACCATGAAACAGGCGATTCAGGAAGGCTTTATCCTGGACGTGCTGGCAAGCTATACTCCTATCATGAGCTTTTACAAACTTACCAAGACGGTAGGTGATGATCCGCAGTATGACATCAAAAAGGCACAGAAGAAGCTGCGGAAATATGTGGAAGGCAATGAATATGCTATTCGCAAGAAAGCGGAGATCATGATAGACCATTTTCATGAGAGCGTAATCTCGCATGGCAAGATTGGCAACAAAGCCAGAGCAATGGTGATCACCAATGGGATCATGCGGGCTATCGAATATTATCAGGCTTTCTGTGAATATCTCAAAGAGCGCAAAAGCCCATACCAAGCTGTGGTTGCATTTTCCGGAGATCATGAGTTTGGTGGTAATAAAGTAACCGAATCAAGCCTGAATGGGTTTCCCAGTAACCTGATCGCAGCCAAATTCAAAGAAGAGCCTTACCGCTTTTTGATTGTGGCAGATAAATTTCAAACCGGTTATGATGAACCGCTATTGCATACGATGTATGTGGATAAGACTCTCTCAGGGATCAAAGCAGTGCAGACTCTTTCACGCTTAAACAGGGCGCATCCCCAGAAGCATGACACCTTTGTTCTGGACTTTTTGAACGATACTGACACGATTAAATTGGCATTTCAGGATTATTATCGCACCACTATATTGAGCGATGAGACTGATCCAAATAAAGTTCACGACCTCAAAGCTGCACTTGACGGTTATCAGGTTTACAGCCCCTCCGATATTGAACAACTGGTTGCGCTATTCTTAAACGATGCCAAACGGGATACACTCGACCCAATTTTAGATAGCTGTGTGGCTGTTTATATCAGCGATCTGGATGAGGATGGGCAGGTAGATTACAAGGGCAAAGCCAAGGCTTTTGTGCGCACCTATGATTACCTCTCTTCCATTCTGCCCTACAACAATGCAGAGTGGGAAAAGCTCTCCATATTCCTGACTTTCCTGATCCCGAAGCTTCCTGCACCAGTGGAAGATGACCTCTCCAGAGGCATACTCGAAGCCATTGACATGGACAGCTACAGAGTTGAGAAGATGACTCCCGTGCATTTGAAGCTGGAAGATGAAGATGCGGAGATTGATCCTATCCCTACCAGTGGTGGGGGCAGAAAAGCTGAACCGGAGCTGGATTTTCTCACTAATATCCTCAAGCAATTCAATGAGTTATTTGGCAATATCGACTGGAAAGATGAGGATAAGATCAAAAACCTGATCACAGTAGAGATACCCGAAAAGCTTCGTCTTAATCAAGCCTACCAAAATGCAATTAAAAACTCAGACAAGCAGGCTGCCAGAATCGAACATGATAAGGCATTGCAGGGTATCCTGATAGCCCTGCTTACCGATCACACAGAGCTCTTTAAGCAGTATAGCGATAATAATTCATTTAAGAAATGGCTGCAGGAGACGATGTTCGGAGTAACGTATAAAAAAGACGGGAAAACACTTGCCGAACTAAAGGAGTAAGTAATGATATCTATTGAGCGGCTAATAATCCAGAATTTTAAATCAATTAAAGATTTAAACCTTAACTTCAATCAAGAATTGAACATACTGGTTGGTAATAATGAGACAGGGAAATCTACCATACTGGAATCGATAGATATGGTTCTAACCTGTAAACTGTATGGAAAGTATCTAAGTAGCGAACTATCGC
It encodes the following:
- a CDS encoding type I restriction endonuclease; the protein is MSTDYSEFGLESLIVESLVKDSQYIQGDSKEYDRVHALDIVQIMSFLNSTQAHKVELLGIAEGGPKRLQFLHRLFLEITKRGIIDVLRSGIKHGPASIELFYGTPSPDNFKANEQFEANIFSVTRQLRYSQDERALSLDLCIFINGLPVVTFELKNKLTKQTVHDAVQQYRRDRDEKEPLFQFGRCMVHFAVDDHEVRMCTALKGNSSWFLPFDKGYKDGAGNPPNPAGIATDYLWKEVLSKKGLTDIIENYAQVIVEEDQKKRKHRKQVFPRYHQLDLVHKLLADVQVSELGTRYLIQHSAGSGKSNSIAWLAHQLIEIKREGKELFDSIIVVTDRRILDKQIRDTIKQFAQVGSIVGHAEHSGDLRKFISSGKKIIISTVQKFPFILDEIGNAHRGNKFAIIIDEAHSSQGGRITAKMHSALSTLEQEYDEMELQDKINRLMESRKMLKNADYFAFTATPKGKTLEIFGIPYKEGEVIKHRPFHSYTMKQAIQEGFILDVLASYTPIMSFYKLTKTVGDDPQYDIKKAQKKLRKYVEGNEYAIRKKAEIMIDHFHESVISHGKIGNKARAMVITNGIMRAIEYYQAFCEYLKERKSPYQAVVAFSGDHEFGGNKVTESSLNGFPSNLIAAKFKEEPYRFLIVADKFQTGYDEPLLHTMYVDKTLSGIKAVQTLSRLNRAHPQKHDTFVLDFLNDTDTIKLAFQDYYRTTILSDETDPNKVHDLKAALDGYQVYSPSDIEQLVALFLNDAKRDTLDPILDSCVAVYISDLDEDGQVDYKGKAKAFVRTYDYLSSILPYNNAEWEKLSIFLTFLIPKLPAPVEDDLSRGILEAIDMDSYRVEKMTPVHLKLEDEDAEIDPIPTSGGGRKAEPELDFLTNILKQFNELFGNIDWKDEDKIKNLITVEIPEKLRLNQAYQNAIKNSDKQAARIEHDKALQGILIALLTDHTELFKQYSDNNSFKKWLQETMFGVTYKKDGKTLAELKE